The following proteins are encoded in a genomic region of Myxococcota bacterium:
- a CDS encoding sugar phosphate isomerase/epimerase: MLGPDDLVLCSGTLGDAPLRAKIEAAAAAGYTGISLTVDDVERAAADGLALAEVRARLADAGLAVAELDPYLGWLRADARGALPGADASAMLGRDEAAFFAIADGVGGTVLNCPHPLPGPVDVDRAAEAFAGVCDRAAEHGLACAIEFLPWTGIPDAATAAAIASRAGRANGGIMLDTWHHFRSGGDADALRALDGALVRGVQVNDAPREPHGPPMRETMRERLLPGEGASDVAAVVAMLDAIGSRAPIGVEVFSDALAALPPRERALRCADAARLVLAAARRTAHR, from the coding sequence GTGCTCGGCCCCGACGACCTCGTGCTCTGCTCGGGAACCCTCGGCGACGCGCCGCTGCGCGCGAAGATCGAGGCGGCGGCGGCCGCCGGCTACACCGGCATCTCGCTCACGGTCGACGACGTCGAGCGCGCCGCGGCGGACGGGCTCGCCCTCGCCGAGGTGCGCGCGCGGCTCGCCGACGCGGGCCTCGCCGTCGCCGAGCTCGACCCCTACCTCGGCTGGCTGCGCGCCGACGCGCGCGGCGCGCTCCCGGGCGCCGACGCGAGCGCGATGCTCGGTCGCGACGAAGCGGCCTTCTTCGCGATCGCGGACGGCGTCGGCGGCACGGTGCTCAACTGCCCGCATCCGCTGCCCGGCCCCGTCGACGTCGACCGCGCCGCCGAGGCCTTCGCCGGCGTGTGCGACCGCGCGGCCGAGCACGGCCTCGCGTGTGCGATCGAGTTCCTCCCGTGGACGGGCATCCCCGACGCGGCGACCGCGGCCGCGATCGCCTCGCGCGCGGGCCGCGCGAACGGCGGCATCATGCTCGACACCTGGCACCACTTCCGCAGCGGCGGCGACGCCGACGCGCTGCGCGCGCTCGACGGCGCGCTCGTCCGCGGCGTGCAGGTCAACGACGCGCCGCGCGAGCCGCACGGCCCGCCGATGCGCGAGACGATGCGCGAGCGGCTCCTGCCGGGCGAAGGCGCGAGCGACGTCGCGGCGGTCGTGGCGATGCTCGACGCGATCGGCTCGCGCGCACCGATCGGTGTCGAGGTGTTCTCGGACGCGCTCGCCGCGCTCCCGCCGCGCGAGCGCGCGCTGCGCTGCGCCGACGCCGCGCGCCTTGTGCTCGCCGCCGCGCGCCGGACCGCGCACCGCTAG
- a CDS encoding acyltransferase, whose translation MGRREPGVLRRHARRARGARGARALIARIRRDLFERPASHVAALDGLRALAILAVVAFHASVFSAYTTARGEAAGAFSPVQRWLFNLWSGVDVFFVLSGFLIGRILLGNLARTGRIGWASFLVRRSLRIFPAYYVVLAAALLVVAPHAPRAFAFLFETRDFGALRAAAWPAFLYVANYWTPPGAPSPMSWAWSLCIEEHFYLVLPPLLWLFVRGRGRAAHAAVLALGLLGPFAARAAVFAADPGSSVRAVYFQSHFRFDELFAGVAVAYAHVHFPDALRRLVARAGLWLPAAGAGAIASVWAFGSPHAGGAFRLLFQFPLLAFGTAALVAHVLHATSPVSRALAARALAPIARVSYGMYLVHPYVLFAWMSGPFSAMFRAPRMGPWVAALAAACALASWALAAAMFVALERPLLDLGARLAARVDRRRLAASPT comes from the coding sequence CTGGGGCGGCGCGAACCCGGCGTTCTTCGACGGCACGCGCGTCGCGCGCGCGGCGCGCGAGGAGCTCGCGCGCTGATCGCGCGCATCCGGCGCGACCTCTTCGAGCGCCCCGCGAGCCACGTCGCGGCGCTCGACGGCCTGCGCGCGCTGGCGATCCTCGCCGTCGTCGCGTTCCACGCCTCCGTGTTCTCGGCCTACACGACCGCGCGGGGCGAGGCGGCGGGCGCGTTCTCTCCCGTGCAGCGCTGGCTCTTCAACCTGTGGTCGGGCGTCGACGTGTTCTTCGTGCTGTCCGGCTTCCTGATCGGGCGCATCCTGCTGGGCAACCTCGCGCGCACGGGTCGCATCGGCTGGGCCTCGTTCCTCGTGCGCCGCAGCCTGCGCATCTTCCCCGCCTACTATGTCGTGCTCGCCGCCGCGCTCCTCGTCGTCGCACCGCACGCGCCGCGCGCGTTCGCCTTCCTGTTCGAGACGCGCGACTTCGGCGCGCTCCGGGCCGCGGCGTGGCCGGCGTTCCTGTACGTCGCGAACTACTGGACGCCGCCCGGCGCGCCGAGCCCGATGAGCTGGGCGTGGTCGCTGTGCATCGAGGAGCACTTCTACCTCGTGCTCCCGCCGCTCCTGTGGCTCTTCGTGCGCGGGCGCGGGCGCGCCGCCCACGCGGCCGTCCTCGCGCTCGGCCTGCTCGGGCCGTTCGCCGCGCGCGCCGCCGTCTTCGCCGCCGATCCCGGGAGCTCCGTCCGCGCCGTCTACTTCCAGTCGCACTTCCGGTTCGACGAGCTCTTCGCCGGCGTCGCGGTCGCCTACGCGCACGTGCACTTCCCCGACGCGCTGCGCCGCCTCGTCGCGCGCGCCGGCCTCTGGCTCCCGGCCGCGGGCGCCGGGGCGATCGCCTCCGTGTGGGCGTTCGGCAGCCCGCACGCGGGCGGCGCCTTCCGACTGCTCTTCCAGTTCCCGCTGCTCGCCTTCGGCACCGCGGCGCTCGTCGCCCACGTCCTGCACGCGACGTCGCCGGTGAGCCGCGCGCTCGCCGCGCGCGCGCTCGCGCCGATCGCGCGCGTCTCGTACGGCATGTACCTCGTGCACCCGTACGTCCTGTTCGCGTGGATGAGCGGCCCGTTCTCGGCGATGTTCCGCGCGCCCCGCATGGGGCCGTGGGTCGCGGCGCTCGCGGCGGCCTGCGCGCTCGCCTCGTGGGCGCTCGCCGCGGCGATGTTCGTCGCGCTCGAGCGACCGCTGCTCGACCTCGGCGCGCGGCTCGCGGCGCGCGTCGACCGGCGCCGGCTCGCGGCGTCGCCCACCTAG
- a CDS encoding amidohydrolase family protein — protein sequence MSVPTSDSAADAARRVRALRAELDHPVIDGDGHDIEFLPAVKDELLAIAGDRVLAGFEQVLAGATLARALDVEQRRALGMPRIPWWGLPARNTLDRATAMLPALLAERLEELGIDFAVVYPTYGLTAYHLEQDELRPAACRAFNRVRAESYAKYGDRIAPVAVVPMYSPQEAIDELDHAVGELGMKAVLMGAYAMRPLPGSHASRAARWLDTFGVESPHDYAPVWRRCEELGVAPTFHSTGMGWGSRASTTNYVFNHLGNFAAAGEAICRALFLDGVPQRHPRLRFAFLEGGVGWGCNLYSDLVGHYEKRNREHIHHYDPRELDRARLEELFRRYGDARQLAALDRLDEALHMLSEPDEDRSRLDEFARSGIESVDDIRAIFTDRFFFGCEADDPMNATAFDAARNPGGARLRALFSSDIGHWDVPDMSEVLLEAHELVEHGWITRADFRDFVFGNAVALWGGANPAFFDGTRVARAAREELAR from the coding sequence ATGTCCGTCCCGACGTCCGACTCCGCGGCCGACGCCGCGCGCCGCGTGCGCGCGCTGCGCGCCGAGCTCGACCATCCCGTGATCGACGGCGACGGGCACGACATCGAGTTCCTGCCCGCCGTGAAGGACGAGCTCCTCGCGATCGCCGGCGATCGCGTGCTCGCGGGCTTCGAGCAGGTGCTCGCCGGCGCGACGCTCGCGCGCGCGCTCGACGTCGAGCAGCGCCGCGCGCTCGGCATGCCGCGCATCCCGTGGTGGGGCCTGCCCGCGCGCAACACGCTCGACCGCGCGACCGCGATGCTCCCGGCACTCCTCGCCGAGCGCCTCGAGGAGCTCGGCATCGACTTCGCGGTCGTCTACCCGACCTACGGCCTCACCGCCTACCACCTCGAGCAGGACGAGCTGCGACCCGCCGCGTGCCGCGCGTTCAACCGCGTGCGCGCCGAGTCCTACGCGAAGTACGGCGACCGCATCGCCCCCGTCGCCGTCGTCCCGATGTACTCGCCGCAGGAGGCGATCGACGAGCTCGACCACGCCGTCGGCGAGCTCGGCATGAAGGCCGTGCTGATGGGCGCGTACGCGATGCGGCCGCTGCCCGGGAGCCACGCGTCGCGCGCGGCGCGCTGGCTCGACACGTTCGGCGTCGAGAGCCCGCACGACTACGCGCCGGTGTGGCGGCGCTGCGAGGAGCTCGGCGTCGCGCCGACGTTCCACTCGACGGGCATGGGCTGGGGGAGCCGCGCGTCGACGACGAACTACGTCTTCAACCACCTCGGCAACTTCGCGGCGGCGGGCGAGGCGATCTGCCGGGCGCTCTTCCTCGACGGCGTCCCGCAGCGCCACCCGCGCCTGCGCTTCGCGTTCCTCGAAGGCGGCGTCGGCTGGGGCTGCAACCTCTACTCCGATCTCGTCGGCCACTACGAGAAGCGCAACCGCGAGCACATCCACCACTACGACCCGCGCGAGCTCGACCGCGCGCGGCTCGAGGAGCTGTTCCGGCGCTACGGGGACGCGCGCCAGCTCGCGGCGCTCGACCGCCTCGACGAGGCGCTGCACATGCTGTCGGAGCCCGACGAGGACCGCAGCCGGCTCGACGAGTTCGCGCGCAGCGGCATCGAGAGCGTCGACGACATCCGCGCGATCTTCACCGACCGCTTCTTCTTCGGCTGCGAGGCCGACGACCCCATGAACGCGACCGCGTTCGACGCGGCGCGCAACCCGGGCGGCGCGCGCCTGCGCGCGCTCTTCAGCTCGGACATCGGACACTGGGACGTCCCCGACATGAGCGAGGTGCTGCTCGAGGCGCACGAGCTCGTCGAGCACGGGTGGATCACGCGCGCCGACTTCCGCGACTTCGTGTTCGGCAACGCGGTCGCGCTCTGGGGCGGCGCGAACCCGGCGTTCTTCGACGGCACGCGCGTCGCGCGCGCGGCGCGCGAGGAGCTCGCGCGCTGA
- a CDS encoding TetR/AcrR family transcriptional regulator, which produces MSTGTGTEPRGGEQSEADRAPAPGRPRSEEAHRAILSATLELLVEVGFSALTIEGVAQRAGVGKATIYRRWSSKLPLVIEAYGLLPQLEDVDTGHVVTDLEEMLRNYLRLLTSTPLRGVIPSIAGERAHNEELSELFDPIVRERRRPLIAVLRRAVARGELPADVDLDLAADLLVGPITTRLFFGSRISPKMVQPMVQMALWGLAGGRGLAPPAGGRR; this is translated from the coding sequence GTGAGCACGGGAACCGGCACGGAGCCGCGCGGCGGCGAGCAGAGCGAGGCGGATCGGGCGCCCGCGCCCGGGCGGCCGCGCAGCGAGGAGGCGCATCGCGCCATCCTCTCGGCGACGCTCGAGCTGCTCGTCGAGGTCGGGTTCTCGGCCCTCACGATCGAGGGCGTCGCGCAGCGGGCCGGCGTCGGGAAGGCGACCATCTACCGCCGCTGGAGCTCGAAGCTCCCGCTCGTGATCGAGGCCTACGGCCTGCTCCCGCAGCTCGAGGACGTCGACACCGGCCACGTCGTGACCGACCTCGAGGAGATGCTCCGCAACTACCTCCGCCTCCTCACGTCGACGCCGCTCCGCGGCGTCATCCCGAGCATCGCGGGCGAGCGCGCGCACAACGAGGAGCTCTCGGAGCTCTTCGATCCGATCGTGCGCGAGCGCAGGCGCCCGCTGATCGCCGTGCTGCGGCGCGCCGTCGCGCGCGGCGAGCTGCCGGCCGACGTCGACCTCGACCTCGCGGCCGACCTGCTCGTCGGGCCGATCACGACGCGGCTCTTCTTCGGCTCGCGCATCTCGCCGAAGATGGTGCAGCCGATGGTGCAGATGGCGCTCTGGGGCCTGGCCGGCGGTCGCGGCCTCGCGCCGCCCGCGGGCGGGCGACGCTAG
- a CDS encoding cysteine hydrolase, translated as MPIDLAALLAPAHTAIVMNECQEGVIGAASNLPELAKAARQGMVPRLAALVRAARAAGCTVVHGIAMRRPDGRGANANARLFAAAARSPVQLTPGTPAVEVVAEIGVEPSDLVVPRFHGLSPWEGTELDSLLRNLGIRTVIAAGVSVNVAVMNLAFDAVNAGYQVVIPRDCVAATPPEYADAVFANTLGFIATLVESEDAIGAWRRA; from the coding sequence ATGCCGATCGATCTCGCCGCCCTGCTCGCGCCCGCGCACACCGCGATCGTGATGAACGAGTGCCAGGAGGGCGTGATCGGTGCCGCTTCGAACCTGCCCGAGCTGGCGAAGGCCGCGCGGCAGGGGATGGTGCCCAGGCTCGCGGCGCTCGTGCGCGCCGCGCGCGCGGCCGGCTGCACGGTGGTCCACGGCATCGCGATGCGCCGGCCCGACGGGCGCGGCGCGAACGCCAACGCGCGCCTGTTCGCGGCGGCCGCCCGCTCGCCCGTGCAGCTGACGCCCGGCACGCCCGCGGTCGAGGTCGTCGCCGAGATCGGCGTCGAGCCGTCCGACCTCGTCGTGCCGCGCTTCCACGGGCTCTCGCCCTGGGAGGGGACGGAGCTCGACTCGCTGCTGCGCAACCTCGGCATCCGCACCGTGATCGCGGCCGGCGTGTCGGTGAACGTCGCGGTGATGAACCTGGCTTTCGACGCCGTGAACGCGGGCTACCAGGTCGTCATCCCGCGCGACTGCGTGGCGGCGACGCCGCCCGAGTACGCCGACGCCGTGTTCGCGAACACGCTCGGCTTCATCGCGACGCTCGTCGAGAGCGAGGACGCGATCGGCGCGTGGCGCCGCGCCTAG
- a CDS encoding OB-fold domain-containing protein, with protein MSASAPAHGFVAPVCDEDALPFYRFAREGRLCLPRCADTGRWIFPPRPLSPFGPAHARRAPVWEEVSGRGAIWSFVVPHPPLLPAFAERLPLVVALVALEEDATVRLAGTLVGPGGAPLAEADVAGVRIGAPVRVAFERMDDEWTLPRWELA; from the coding sequence ATGAGCGCGAGCGCACCCGCGCACGGATTCGTCGCGCCGGTGTGCGACGAGGATGCCCTGCCCTTCTACCGCTTCGCGCGCGAAGGGCGCCTGTGCCTCCCGCGCTGTGCCGACACCGGGCGCTGGATCTTCCCGCCGCGCCCGCTCTCGCCCTTCGGCCCCGCCCACGCGCGGCGCGCGCCCGTCTGGGAGGAGGTGTCGGGGCGCGGCGCGATCTGGTCGTTCGTCGTCCCGCACCCGCCGCTCCTGCCCGCGTTCGCCGAGCGCCTGCCGCTCGTCGTCGCGCTCGTCGCGCTCGAGGAGGACGCGACGGTGCGGCTCGCCGGGACGCTCGTCGGGCCGGGCGGCGCGCCGCTCGCCGAGGCCGACGTCGCCGGCGTGCGCATCGGGGCACCCGTGCGCGTCGCGTTCGAGCGCATGGACGACGAGTGGACGCTGCCGCGCTGGGAGCTCGCCTAG
- a CDS encoding lipid-transfer protein, whose translation MSAPAPDGAIRDRTAIVGIAQTDFAKRLEPSEKALACRVVLDALADAGIDPSEVDGMSSYTMETTDAAEVAKTIGAGDLTFFDQVPYGGGAGPGCVGHLAMAVATGQCRVGVAWRSRKRGSGVRPWASGMYAQPTTTAAFTRPHGLARPVDEIAMLMRRYMHEYGATREHLCNVATAVRGMANRNPAAVMHGKRMTRDDYMAARWISEPLCLFDNCLETDGALACVVVSAERARDCRQRPALVHAFGQGMGAQSHAMTNYWCADPLRGPGHACAEQLYRHSDVRPRDIACAQLYDAFTPLVLFSLEAYGFCARGEGAAFTEDGGLELGGRLPVNTSGGGLSEAYVHGFNLVLEGVRQIRGTSTSQVEGCAATLVTAGECVPTSALILRRD comes from the coding sequence ATGTCCGCGCCCGCTCCCGACGGCGCGATCCGCGACCGCACCGCGATCGTCGGCATCGCCCAGACCGATTTCGCCAAGCGCCTCGAGCCGAGCGAGAAGGCGCTCGCCTGCCGCGTGGTCCTCGACGCGCTCGCCGACGCCGGCATCGACCCGTCCGAGGTCGACGGCATGAGCTCGTACACGATGGAGACGACCGACGCGGCCGAGGTCGCGAAGACCATCGGCGCGGGCGACCTCACCTTCTTCGACCAGGTCCCCTACGGCGGCGGCGCGGGGCCGGGCTGCGTCGGCCACCTCGCGATGGCGGTCGCGACCGGCCAGTGCCGCGTCGGCGTCGCGTGGCGCTCGCGCAAGCGCGGCTCGGGCGTGCGCCCGTGGGCGAGCGGGATGTACGCGCAGCCGACGACGACCGCGGCCTTCACGCGGCCCCACGGCCTCGCGCGGCCCGTCGACGAGATCGCCATGCTCATGCGGCGGTACATGCACGAGTACGGCGCCACGCGCGAGCACCTGTGCAACGTCGCGACGGCGGTGCGCGGCATGGCGAACCGCAACCCGGCCGCCGTCATGCACGGCAAGCGCATGACACGCGACGACTACATGGCCGCGCGCTGGATCAGCGAGCCGCTGTGCCTCTTCGACAACTGCCTCGAGACGGACGGCGCGCTCGCGTGCGTGGTCGTGTCGGCGGAGCGCGCGCGCGACTGCCGGCAGCGCCCCGCCCTCGTCCACGCCTTCGGCCAGGGCATGGGGGCGCAGTCGCACGCGATGACGAACTACTGGTGCGCCGACCCGCTGCGCGGCCCGGGCCATGCGTGCGCCGAGCAGCTCTATCGCCACTCCGACGTCCGCCCGCGCGACATCGCCTGCGCGCAGCTCTACGACGCCTTCACGCCGCTCGTGCTGTTCTCGCTCGAGGCGTACGGCTTCTGCGCGCGCGGCGAAGGCGCGGCCTTCACCGAGGACGGCGGGCTCGAGCTCGGCGGACGCCTGCCCGTGAACACCTCGGGCGGCGGCCTCTCGGAGGCCTACGTGCACGGCTTCAACCTCGTGCTCGAGGGCGTGCGCCAGATCCGCGGCACGTCGACCAGCCAGGTCGAGGGCTGCGCGGCGACGCTCGTCACGGCGGGCGAGTGCGTGCCGACGAGCGCGCTGATCCTGCGGAGGGACTGA
- a CDS encoding amidohydrolase family protein: MREYRLIDADCHVVEPPHIWERWLPKKFQDRAPKLVKDEEGGDAWQLQPGAPLMYIGLVATPGMAYENIKWTGYTYDTVRKGCWDGKARLEDMDFDGVDAEFLYPSQRTMFYFMGNEDRDFHRAGIQAYNDFMHEEFCANDPERLFSLAQMPNLGVDECIAEMRRCKDKGARGVIISTWPTGEDDLSREDERFFAAAAEAEMPVSIHINIQRKRAKAGGSPTGVAAIGQMALAGQLAFPPILCELVMSGLFDRVPKLKIVGVETQIGWIPACLEHLDDFYWRNRTHTGVDIRHLPSHYFHQNFLCTFITDRFGIANRDAIGIENIAWSTDYPHHGCDWPYSRKVAGEQLQGVSQRERHLICAGNVVNLYGLPQALETPLA; the protein is encoded by the coding sequence ATGCGCGAGTACCGACTCATCGACGCCGACTGCCACGTCGTCGAGCCGCCGCACATCTGGGAGCGCTGGCTCCCGAAGAAGTTCCAGGACCGCGCGCCGAAGCTCGTGAAGGACGAGGAAGGCGGCGACGCGTGGCAGCTGCAGCCCGGCGCGCCGCTCATGTACATCGGCCTCGTCGCCACGCCCGGCATGGCGTACGAGAACATCAAGTGGACCGGCTACACCTACGACACCGTGCGCAAGGGATGCTGGGACGGCAAGGCGCGGCTCGAGGACATGGACTTCGACGGCGTCGACGCCGAGTTCCTGTATCCGAGCCAGCGCACCATGTTCTACTTCATGGGCAACGAGGACCGCGACTTCCACCGCGCGGGCATCCAGGCCTACAACGACTTCATGCACGAGGAGTTCTGCGCGAACGACCCGGAGCGGCTGTTCTCGCTCGCGCAGATGCCGAACCTCGGCGTCGACGAGTGCATCGCCGAGATGCGGCGCTGCAAGGACAAGGGCGCGCGCGGCGTCATCATCAGCACCTGGCCGACGGGCGAGGACGACCTCTCGCGCGAGGACGAGCGCTTCTTCGCCGCCGCCGCCGAGGCGGAGATGCCCGTCTCGATCCACATCAACATCCAGCGCAAGCGCGCGAAGGCGGGCGGCAGCCCGACCGGCGTCGCGGCGATCGGCCAGATGGCGCTCGCCGGACAGCTCGCGTTCCCGCCCATCCTGTGCGAGCTCGTGATGAGCGGCCTCTTCGACCGCGTGCCGAAGCTCAAGATCGTCGGCGTCGAGACGCAGATCGGGTGGATCCCCGCCTGCCTCGAGCACCTCGACGACTTCTACTGGCGCAACCGCACGCACACGGGCGTCGACATCCGGCACCTCCCGAGCCACTACTTCCACCAGAACTTCCTGTGCACGTTCATCACCGACCGCTTCGGCATCGCGAACCGCGACGCGATCGGCATCGAGAACATCGCGTGGTCGACGGACTACCCGCACCACGGGTGCGACTGGCCGTACAGCCGGAAGGTCGCGGGCGAGCAGCTGCAGGGCGTCTCGCAGCGCGAGCGCCACCTGATCTGCGCCGGCAACGTCGTGAACCTGTACGGGCTGCCGCAGGCCCTCGAGACGCCGCTCGCCTAG
- a CDS encoding carboxyl transferase domain-containing protein has protein sequence MAKDEEREPEGWGPEVEQIERRRALAREMGGADPVERQHAAGKLTVRERIEALADKGSFRERGGISGVAELAGDGTVERFSPANVVLGTARIEGRPAVVCGDDFTLRGAAYTPASLRKGQYAEMLALDARIPLVRLLEAGGASVAGATGTRGRSGYDLVLPELMNPLAMRTMATIPVVCAALGPCAGFPAGRLAAAHFSLMTKHTAQVLTGGPALVERATGAATTKEELGGAQVHARSGVVDNVVEDEVEALRAIRRFLSYLPLSVYDRAPRVETGDRRDRADEELLAIVPRNRRRAYKMRRVIEHVVDRGSFFEIGTGYGRSQITGLARVDGHAVGVLANDGYHEGGSMTALGARKVRRFIETCDAFGLPVVSFVDEPGFAIGPDAERAGTIRFGMEALFAAVQSTVPWFAVLVRKSFGVAQGIHYGPGATVVAWPSAESGALPVEGGVALAYRREIESAPDPEARRRELEDEIAAAQSVFPRAEDFGVHDLIDPRRTRPLLCDWLEEVQPRLAARAPGPRSYTMRP, from the coding sequence ATGGCGAAGGACGAGGAGCGGGAGCCCGAGGGCTGGGGCCCCGAGGTGGAGCAGATCGAGCGGCGCCGCGCGCTCGCCCGCGAGATGGGCGGGGCCGACCCGGTCGAGCGCCAGCACGCCGCGGGCAAGCTCACGGTGCGCGAGCGCATCGAGGCGCTCGCCGACAAGGGGAGCTTCCGCGAACGCGGCGGCATCTCGGGCGTGGCGGAGCTCGCGGGCGACGGCACGGTCGAGCGCTTCTCGCCGGCCAACGTCGTGCTCGGCACCGCGCGCATCGAGGGGCGGCCCGCGGTCGTGTGCGGCGACGACTTCACGCTCCGCGGCGCGGCCTACACGCCGGCGAGCCTGCGCAAGGGACAGTATGCCGAGATGCTCGCGCTCGACGCGCGCATCCCGCTCGTGCGGCTGCTCGAGGCGGGCGGTGCGTCGGTCGCGGGCGCGACCGGCACGCGCGGCCGCTCGGGCTACGACCTCGTGCTGCCCGAGCTCATGAACCCGCTCGCCATGCGCACGATGGCGACGATCCCCGTCGTGTGCGCGGCGCTCGGGCCGTGCGCGGGCTTCCCGGCCGGGCGCCTCGCCGCCGCCCACTTCTCGCTCATGACGAAGCACACCGCGCAGGTGCTGACGGGCGGCCCCGCGCTCGTCGAGCGCGCGACCGGCGCCGCGACGACGAAGGAGGAGCTCGGCGGTGCGCAGGTGCACGCGCGCAGCGGCGTCGTCGACAACGTCGTCGAGGACGAGGTCGAGGCGCTGCGCGCGATCCGCCGCTTCCTCTCCTATCTGCCGCTCTCGGTGTACGACCGCGCACCGCGCGTCGAGACGGGCGACCGGCGCGACCGCGCCGACGAGGAGCTGCTCGCGATCGTCCCGCGCAACCGGCGCCGCGCGTACAAGATGCGCCGCGTGATCGAGCACGTCGTCGACCGGGGCAGCTTCTTCGAGATCGGCACGGGCTACGGACGCAGCCAGATCACGGGGCTCGCGCGCGTCGACGGACACGCCGTCGGCGTGCTCGCGAACGACGGCTACCACGAGGGCGGCTCGATGACCGCGCTCGGCGCGCGCAAGGTGCGCCGCTTCATCGAGACGTGCGACGCCTTCGGCCTGCCCGTCGTCTCGTTCGTCGACGAGCCGGGGTTCGCGATCGGGCCGGACGCGGAGCGCGCGGGCACGATCCGCTTCGGGATGGAGGCGCTCTTCGCGGCCGTGCAGTCGACGGTGCCCTGGTTCGCCGTGCTCGTGCGCAAGTCGTTCGGCGTCGCCCAGGGCATCCACTACGGGCCGGGGGCGACGGTCGTCGCGTGGCCTTCGGCCGAGAGCGGCGCGCTGCCGGTCGAAGGAGGCGTCGCGCTCGCGTACCGCCGCGAGATCGAGTCGGCGCCCGACCCCGAGGCGCGCCGGCGCGAGCTCGAGGACGAGATCGCGGCCGCGCAGTCGGTCTTCCCGCGCGCCGAGGACTTCGGCGTGCACGACCTGATCGACCCGCGGCGCACGAGGCCGCTCCTGTGCGACTGGCTCGAGGAGGTGCAGCCGCGCCTCGCCGCGCGCGCGCCCGGCCCGCGCAGCTACACGATGCGCCCGTAG
- a CDS encoding enoyl-CoA hydratase-related protein, with product MDSQSTARAIETGTPEVLCRVEHGVATVTLHRPDARNALTMDMKQALWRLLPELDAAPDARCLLLTGSGDAFCAGGDTKRMKSEGKPPSLEDRRRQLRWEHDLPRWLHEMGTPTIAALPGAAAGAGLGLALACDLRIAADTTVLTTAYARLGLAGDYGVAWFLTHLVGPARARELFFTSRRVDAAEALALGLVNRVVARDALATEAEALARDVAAGPPVAHRYMKENLNRALHADLATCLHEEADRMVRGATTADYLEAVSAFAEKRKPAFQGR from the coding sequence ATGGACTCCCAGTCAACCGCGCGCGCGATCGAGACCGGCACGCCCGAGGTGCTCTGCCGGGTCGAGCACGGCGTCGCGACGGTCACGCTGCACCGGCCCGACGCGCGCAACGCGCTCACCATGGACATGAAGCAGGCGCTGTGGCGCCTGCTCCCCGAGCTCGACGCCGCGCCCGACGCGCGCTGCCTGCTGCTCACGGGGAGCGGCGACGCGTTCTGCGCGGGCGGCGACACCAAGCGCATGAAGTCGGAGGGAAAGCCGCCCTCGCTCGAGGATCGCCGGCGCCAGCTGCGCTGGGAGCACGACCTGCCGCGCTGGCTCCACGAGATGGGCACGCCGACGATCGCCGCGCTCCCCGGCGCGGCCGCGGGCGCGGGCCTCGGACTCGCGCTCGCGTGCGACCTTCGGATCGCCGCCGACACCACCGTGCTCACGACCGCCTATGCGCGACTCGGGCTCGCCGGCGACTACGGCGTGGCGTGGTTCCTGACGCACCTCGTCGGGCCCGCGCGCGCGCGCGAGCTCTTCTTCACGTCGCGCCGCGTCGACGCCGCCGAAGCGCTCGCGCTCGGGCTCGTGAACCGCGTCGTGGCGCGCGACGCGCTCGCGACGGAGGCCGAGGCACTCGCGCGCGACGTCGCCGCCGGGCCGCCCGTCGCGCACCGCTACATGAAGGAGAACCTGAACCGCGCCCTCCACGCCGACCTCGCGACCTGCCTGCACGAGGAAGCCGACCGCATGGTGCGCGGCGCGACCACGGCCGACTACCTCGAGGCCGTCTCCGCCTTCGCGGAGAAGCGCAAGCCCGCGTTCCAGGGACGTTAG